CCATATCTCTCACTCTCTGGGCCGCTATTGATCGACAGGGCAGATCATCGCTTTATGAAAAGGACAGTGCAAAAAGATGATATCGATTTCATGTAGAAAAATTCAGCAAAAAACATGTGATTTATATAAGCTGCCTACATTTGTGATTTATATAAGTGTTATTTTAGAAGAGCGAAACTGTATTAGTCACCCTGAACtatcatattttaatgtcaGGCCTATAAACAAGGGTTGTGAGGGTCACCCAGAACTCCATGGGGAGAACAAGAAGAGGAGACAAGTTTAACTATGAAGCTAAGACATTAGAGATGTAAATATAGAAATGAAGTGATGACCTTTTTAAAGCCACTTGAAATTAAATCAAAGAATTAGTCACTTTATCAGGGCATTATTGGACTTTTAATTGTCTGCACCCTTCATAATCCTTGGTTAAATCTAAACAGCAAAGAGAACAATGTAAATTGTGCAAATGATTAGTTTGACCTTGAGACAAGATTTGTGTAAATCAAAGTCTGTCAGTGAGCTCAGTCATAATTTATTTGGCAGAGTCAGTGCAGTGCATATATAGGttataatttaataaaaaacaaatccaaacaaccaaacattGGGAAATATCATCAAACAAATAGGAGAAAAATGTATGTCCATGTGATGCAAATGGCACGTGAGCTGGATGCGACAGTAACAGTTGATTACAATCATGAGAAGGAGCCTGTACATTGTATCTAATGTATTTATATGAACCTAAGAGGCCAGCTGACCTCAGATCCATGCCAAACTCTCATCCTCTGTATCACTTTCTGCTGTGGATGTAGCTTTCTAAAATTCTCATCAACAAGTCCGCCTCCTGAAACAGAACGCACAGAACAGCATGTTTATTCACAGAACAACCACTTTAGACTGTTTaataggcaaaaaaatgaaaacagagaaagaaaaactcaCTTGATTTTTCGAGTGGCTCTCGTCTGTGTCCACCTGCGCCCGCAGAGCCTCCCGCAGAAACTCTTGGAAAAGCTCCCCGATCGCGCCCCGCTCCTCAGGCAGGGCTACCAGCGCATCAACGCCCTGTCCCTCCGCTGAGGGCAGCAGGGGAGCATCCATCACGCTCTTCTTGCCCATGAAATGTCCTGTCAAAGCAAAGGAAAAACGTTTAACTCAAAGAGACCTGTTTGAGAGAAAAATAACTTTGAAAGTACATGAGAAAATCTGCATTTGACAATCTTAGACTATAgtcaagaaaaaatatttacatccgTAAAAATCCACCAAAGGTAAACATGACAGGTTGGTTCGCTGATGCGATCAGGAGATTCTTCTTACCTGTAGCCCAAAGATTCCCTCTTGGATTCACTTTAATTTTCGCAACTTTATTCCTAAGCTCAGTCAGATCGAAGCTGACAGCAGTGTTGAACGACACGAAAGAAAAGAAGATTagtaaagaaaagaagccacaCTGGCAGACATTATTCAGAGTGAATCCTCTCATCTCAGCGCAGAGTGGCGAACCGTCTTCCAGAGCGCAAAATACTCCCAGAGCCTCCTGTTGGTCGTGGATTGTTAGACGCACCCTTCTTTTATAGGCGCCCCACAGTGGGGTGGGCTTACTTTATGTTGCGTGTTACTTTATACTCATCCAGCTGCGTCAATCGTAATGTAATTTGATGACTTATTGATGAGGTTTCATTGGAACGAGCGATGGAACGAGCTGCTGGCTGTGCGTCTTTTACGCACGACACGATTCATTTTCAACTCAGGACAAATGCAAATGTTTGAAGGACGATTGTGTTTCTCCTTCTTGCACGTTCACTCGGTGTGTGAGGACGGCccgatctaggcagatttacacatgtgccatgttccttccatatcttggtgatggatttaactgaactcaggggggatgttcagtgcttcTGGAAATGTTCTGTagccatcctctgacttatacttttcaataaccttttctctgagtttgttGGAGTGTCCctttgtcttcgtggtgtaatggttgccaggaatactaattaacaaGTGACTGGGACttccagacagaggtgtctttatactacaatcacctgagacacattcactacactcaaGTCCACATTTCCTTAATTGTTAGACTACTAGCATCAATTAGCAagacctctgttaaattaggcCAGTCATTTAAAAGGGTGTCAATATTTAAGcagtcttttattttacattcatttttttatttcattgaataaattgatgttaaagagttttttatttttaaatttttgttaaaaaaaagtcaaattatactgaccatgtatgatttataaaatcaataacaggGTTAATCAtgtaagggggtgaatactttctattGACAATACAAAAGAGAATGAATTTGCCTTATTGTCAATTAGAGTACACAACTATAAGTCATGGTGACCTATGCTTCATTATCAGTTGAACATGAGGATAGTCAAGGATTAATATcataataaatcaatattttgtggCAAATAACACAATTCAACTGAAATTAGAAACCCCCTTTCTTTAACCTGGATAGGTCTTTTTTCagtaatgttaacagtgtggaaAGGTCCATTGAACCAAACCATATGGCTAACCATTTGCCTTCATAGCTTTACCATGacttgaggaaaaaaagtcaggatgccagaaaatgaagaaactgaGGCACCTTGGTTGGGAAAATATGAAGCCAATATTAACTTGTTAGAATCCTTTCAGCttcaaaaagaggcaaatgtTAGTCAGGAGGATAACCAGTGCTACTGATATATTTCTCATGCATTCATATTAGTGGACC
This sequence is a window from Cheilinus undulatus linkage group 1, ASM1832078v1, whole genome shotgun sequence. Protein-coding genes within it:
- the nmbb gene encoding neuromedin Bb, whose translation is MRGFTLNNVCQCGFFSLLIFFSFVSFNTAVSFDLTELRNKVAKIKVNPRGNLWATGHFMGKKSVMDAPLLPSAEGQGVDALVALPEERGAIGELFQEFLREALRAQVDTDESHSKNQEADLLMRILESYIHSRK